One Bdellovibrio bacteriovorus str. Tiberius DNA segment encodes these proteins:
- a CDS encoding TolC family protein produces MVKILLALLGTTTIQAAYAQQAPAKKEITLTQKDVAELVLKQGLKTKEVNLKYQQFRLTPALALSAYDWVLNAETGFEYDKSAGLLSNSTPVEAKYERYRTTVGVKKPFTTGTTLGIELSRLSQKVEFDSVVTNPPPGEQTLDSAGLLLEQALLGNFFGVADRGTVNSAELTYQAESINRANELEEVVLESIRQFWNTYVAQENFKESVASRDRYKKLVDAVKRKTSLGYSNPGDLPQVQAEFETREQKVKTSSTEYLDNLENLVTLLSLEPGTEVRFQIPGNIPTVPKLPLKKVEELRTIRSQKLKVEAAQESLTAAESLSYPTLNFVGRVYTTGVDENANDAYSDVVSGTRPKYYMGLRFQYNFGSDIQNEQIINKKLSKDLESTRLSRQLLEAEDLEIQAQRKVQSTYAVVLSAEKQKGYREKASQELNRSYNQGRTDISILITAMNNYFDSEVQYMRAMGDYAIALNEWAASRDELIPDDASSADYTENK; encoded by the coding sequence ATGGTAAAAATCCTTCTTGCACTACTTGGCACGACAACAATCCAGGCAGCGTATGCCCAGCAGGCTCCTGCAAAGAAAGAAATCACGCTGACTCAGAAAGACGTGGCCGAACTGGTTTTAAAGCAAGGCCTTAAAACCAAGGAAGTCAATTTGAAGTACCAGCAGTTCCGTTTGACACCGGCATTGGCGCTTTCCGCCTATGACTGGGTTTTGAATGCGGAAACCGGCTTTGAGTATGACAAGTCCGCGGGTCTGCTTTCCAACTCCACTCCGGTGGAAGCAAAATACGAACGCTATCGCACCACCGTGGGCGTGAAAAAACCTTTCACCACCGGAACCACCCTGGGCATTGAACTAAGCCGTCTTTCCCAGAAGGTTGAGTTCGACAGTGTTGTGACCAACCCGCCTCCGGGCGAGCAGACTTTGGACAGCGCCGGGTTGCTTTTGGAACAAGCGCTTCTGGGGAACTTCTTCGGGGTTGCTGACCGTGGCACCGTGAATTCAGCCGAGCTGACTTATCAGGCGGAAAGCATCAACCGCGCCAACGAGCTGGAAGAGGTCGTGCTGGAATCGATCCGCCAGTTCTGGAACACTTATGTTGCACAGGAAAACTTCAAAGAATCCGTTGCTTCCCGTGACCGCTACAAAAAACTGGTCGATGCGGTGAAACGCAAAACCTCTTTGGGATATTCCAATCCGGGCGACCTGCCGCAGGTTCAGGCTGAGTTTGAAACTCGCGAACAAAAAGTAAAAACATCTTCCACCGAGTATCTGGACAATCTGGAAAATCTGGTGACTTTGCTTTCTTTGGAACCCGGCACTGAAGTCCGCTTCCAGATCCCGGGCAACATCCCGACCGTGCCAAAGCTGCCATTGAAAAAAGTGGAAGAGCTGCGCACCATCCGTTCACAAAAACTGAAAGTGGAAGCGGCCCAGGAATCCCTGACCGCGGCAGAATCCCTGAGCTATCCGACTTTGAATTTCGTCGGCCGTGTGTACACCACCGGTGTGGATGAAAACGCGAACGATGCTTATTCTGACGTCGTGTCCGGCACCCGTCCGAAGTACTACATGGGTCTGAGATTCCAGTACAACTTCGGTTCTGACATCCAGAACGAGCAGATCATCAACAAGAAGCTTTCCAAAGATCTGGAATCCACCCGCCTTAGCCGCCAGTTGCTGGAAGCTGAAGACCTTGAAATCCAGGCCCAGCGCAAAGTGCAGTCCACTTATGCGGTGGTGCTGAGCGCGGAAAAACAAAAAGGCTATCGTGAAAAAGCCTCTCAGGAACTGAACCGTTCCTACAATCAGGGTCGTACGGATATCTCGATCCTGATCACGGCGATGAACAACTATTTCGACTCGGAAGTTCAATACATGCGTGCCATGGGTGATTACGCCATTGCGCTGAATGAATGGGCGGCTTCCCGTGACGAATTGATTCCTGACGATGCTTCGTCAGCTGATTACACTGAAAATAAATAA